Proteins found in one Toxotes jaculatrix isolate fToxJac2 chromosome 18, fToxJac2.pri, whole genome shotgun sequence genomic segment:
- the LOC121199144 gene encoding coiled-coil-helix-coiled-coil-helix domain-containing protein 5, protein MQAAMDITAKYCQKEMEAYGSCVASNPSTWQQKCHELKMKVAQCTSSHPVIQKIRHDCSKEFVEFERCLRENQDKPTSCSSHVARFLGCAETVDLSGVAASPVPQPS, encoded by the exons AT GCAGGCTGCTATGGACATCACGGCAAAGTACTGCCAGAAGGAAATGGAGGCATATGGGTCATGTGTGGCCTCCAACCCATCAACATGGCAGCAAAAGTGTcatgaactgaaaatgaaggTTGCACAGTGCACGTCATCTCA CCCAGTGATCCAGAAGATCAGACATGACTGTTCCAAGGAGTTTGTGGAGTTTGAGCGCTGTTTGAGAGAAAACCAGGACAAACCTACCTCCTGTTCATCACATGTGGCCCGCTTTCTGGGCTGTGCAGAGACAGTGGACCTCAGTGGAGTGG cTGCAAGTCCAGTACCTCAACCATCATAG